In one Nostoc sp. KVJ3 genomic region, the following are encoded:
- a CDS encoding DivIVA domain-containing protein, producing MLQSQLSNVEPNFNGSNPPSEEYVSGEGSVDIQQELNRLEEIVLSSLRIPLTGRTLIDEEKLLEQLDYIRLALPSLFQEAAAILEQKDEILLEAEEYGQQVVEAAQAKRAQILAESDIIQHAEQEAEQLRRQVQQECEGIMQETLAEIERKRYACQQELELMRQTAIAQAQEIEDGADQYADGILGNIEQDLKDMLRIVTNGRQQLQIDNLTQRNSPPGKKR from the coding sequence ATGCTACAATCACAACTCTCCAATGTTGAACCCAATTTCAACGGAAGCAACCCCCCCTCTGAAGAATATGTCAGTGGAGAGGGAAGCGTAGATATTCAGCAGGAACTCAACCGCCTAGAGGAAATAGTTCTCTCTAGTCTCAGGATTCCTCTGACGGGACGCACTCTTATAGATGAAGAAAAGCTGTTAGAACAGCTTGATTACATCCGGCTGGCTTTACCATCACTTTTTCAAGAAGCAGCAGCCATCCTTGAGCAAAAGGATGAAATTCTGCTAGAAGCGGAAGAGTATGGACAGCAGGTTGTTGAGGCCGCGCAAGCAAAAAGAGCGCAAATTTTAGCTGAAAGCGATATTATTCAACACGCAGAACAAGAAGCTGAACAACTGCGGCGACAAGTGCAACAAGAGTGTGAGGGAATAATGCAAGAAACCCTCGCGGAGATTGAGCGCAAGCGGTATGCTTGTCAGCAAGAGTTAGAACTTATGCGACAAACTGCGATCGCTCAAGCTCAAGAAATTGAAGATGGTGCCGATCAATATGCTGATGGCATTTTGGGCAATATCGAGCAGGATCTCAAAGATATGTTGCGAATTGTCACCAACGGACGGCAACAATTGCAAATTGATAACCTCACCCAGCGCAATTCACCTCCTGGCAAAAAAAGATAA